A single window of Vibrio sp. SCSIO 43137 DNA harbors:
- a CDS encoding YfiR family protein: MSRIIRRTRFKIYLWLVLPLLLLSFPGTPASGHLAGLKAAYVYNIAKFTRWPESTLAKNMRLFRLCVYGSGETIEELKKLNGKPLSTHSVAIVEPKFEADFYQCHLLYISSSEKRRYRYVLSLIDRKQVLTISDDARFLRQGGMVNLSEQQQKLGFEINNTLLSQAELTMSSKLLKLAILVEGEE; encoded by the coding sequence ATGAGTAGGATTATCCGCAGGACCCGCTTTAAGATCTATCTATGGTTAGTTCTGCCATTATTACTGCTTTCATTCCCCGGAACGCCGGCTTCCGGTCATCTTGCCGGCCTTAAGGCGGCGTATGTCTACAATATCGCCAAGTTTACCCGCTGGCCGGAAAGTACCCTTGCTAAAAATATGCGTCTTTTCAGGCTCTGTGTTTACGGTAGCGGTGAAACGATTGAAGAGTTAAAGAAGCTCAACGGAAAGCCTCTTTCCACTCACTCTGTCGCCATCGTTGAGCCCAAGTTCGAAGCTGATTTTTACCAATGTCATTTGCTTTATATCAGTTCGTCAGAGAAGCGCCGATATCGCTATGTGTTGTCACTTATTGATCGTAAACAGGTACTTACAATCAGTGATGATGCCCGTTTTCTGCGGCAGGGAGGTATGGTCAATCTGTCTGAGCAGCAGCAAAAGTTAGGTTTTGAGATAAATAACACCTTGCTGTCTCAGGCTGAGCTTACCATGAGCTCCAAGCTGCTTAAGCTAGCGATTCTGGTAGAAGGCGAGGAGTGA
- a CDS encoding DUF1127 domain-containing protein yields the protein MIQVSSVSGEHKAGRSDILVKRVFCQVKLWNRNRKTRRQLQQLPTRLLNDIGITRHQAETEAAKSFWL from the coding sequence ATGATTCAGGTTAGCTCAGTATCAGGTGAACATAAAGCAGGGCGTAGCGATATTTTAGTTAAGCGTGTCTTTTGTCAAGTTAAGCTCTGGAATCGCAACAGAAAGACAAGAAGGCAGTTGCAGCAACTGCCAACCCGCCTTCTGAATGATATCGGAATAACACGGCATCAGGCCGAGACAGAGGCTGCTAAATCTTTCTGGCTGTGA
- a CDS encoding pseudouridine-5'-phosphate glycosidase, translating into MLENYLDIQPEVAQALANNQPVVALESTIISHGMPYPRNVETALMVEETIRENGAVPATIAIIEGRLKVGLDKEQITYLGKAGTEVTKVSRRDIPFIVAGKKDGATTVAATMILAAMAGIKVFATGGIGGVHRGAQQTFDISADLQELANTDVAVVCAGAKSILDLALTREYLETQGVPVIGYQTDSLPAFYTRESEHGIDYRLDSAEEIAAALKAKWQLNLHGGAVIANPIPEQFAMPSETINGAIEQALNEAEEQGIFGKESTPFLLARVCELTGGNSLDSNIQLVLNNARLGAQIAAEYCK; encoded by the coding sequence ATGTTAGAAAACTACCTAGATATCCAGCCTGAAGTGGCACAAGCATTAGCTAACAATCAACCGGTTGTGGCACTGGAGTCCACTATCATCTCTCACGGTATGCCCTACCCGAGAAACGTAGAAACAGCACTGATGGTAGAAGAGACCATTCGTGAAAACGGCGCCGTTCCGGCAACGATTGCCATTATTGAAGGACGCCTTAAAGTTGGTCTGGATAAAGAGCAAATCACCTACCTCGGAAAAGCAGGCACAGAGGTTACCAAAGTAAGCCGTCGCGATATTCCGTTTATTGTTGCAGGTAAAAAAGACGGTGCAACTACCGTTGCGGCGACTATGATCCTTGCTGCAATGGCGGGAATTAAGGTGTTTGCTACCGGCGGTATCGGTGGTGTTCACCGTGGCGCTCAGCAAACTTTTGATATTTCAGCAGACTTGCAGGAGCTAGCCAATACTGATGTTGCTGTCGTTTGTGCCGGCGCAAAATCTATTCTGGATCTGGCATTAACACGTGAATATCTGGAAACTCAGGGCGTTCCTGTTATCGGCTATCAGACAGATTCATTACCGGCGTTTTATACCCGTGAAAGTGAGCATGGTATCGACTACCGTTTAGACAGTGCTGAAGAGATTGCAGCCGCACTGAAAGCAAAATGGCAGCTAAACCTTCATGGTGGTGCGGTGATTGCCAATCCAATCCCGGAACAGTTTGCCATGCCTTCAGAAACCATCAATGGTGCAATTGAACAAGCGCTGAATGAAGCTGAAGAGCAAGGTATTTTCGGTAAAGAATCGACCCCGTTCCTGCTGGCAAGAGTTTGTGAACTGACAGGCGGAAACAGCTTAGACTCTAACATTCAACTGGTGTTAAACAATGCCCGTCTGGGCGCTCAAATTGCAGCCGAGTACTGTAAGTAA
- a CDS encoding PfkB family carbohydrate kinase, whose translation MVTIANDCLVIGQMFMTEKEQQILTLIKQDPMIPQQLLADKLGCSRSAVAGHIMNLTRKGFIQGKGYIIAPDEYATVIGGANMDLCGRSESGLIAGDSNPGSLTSSAGGVGRNIAENLSRLGSTVQFIGALGDDLWGEQLKKACREAGVNVDHSLTIAGATSSSYLSIHGPDGEMQLALNDMALLESLNAAQLSQRDGVISRSTVLIVDANLSINALEYLFHVHGDSTILVDPVSSVKASKLVPFLNKIHTLKPNKLEAELLSGMTIETDSDLPLVAEALHNKGIKQLLISLGSEGAYSSVNGKGRFIPASAVQVNNVTGAGDALMAGLAHGQLKHWDWDKTVDFALGAARLALTAENTINSTISEQAVLRLLEENSPC comes from the coding sequence ATGGTTACTATAGCAAACGATTGTTTGGTTATCGGACAAATGTTTATGACGGAAAAAGAGCAGCAAATTCTTACATTAATCAAGCAGGATCCCATGATCCCCCAGCAACTTCTGGCAGATAAGCTGGGCTGCAGCCGCAGTGCCGTTGCCGGCCATATAATGAACCTGACCCGCAAAGGGTTTATTCAGGGTAAAGGCTATATTATTGCTCCTGACGAATATGCCACTGTTATCGGCGGCGCAAATATGGACCTATGTGGTCGTTCTGAATCCGGCCTGATAGCAGGAGATTCAAACCCCGGAAGCCTGACAAGTAGCGCCGGTGGTGTCGGACGTAATATTGCTGAAAACCTCAGCCGCCTTGGCAGTACAGTTCAGTTTATCGGTGCTCTGGGAGATGACTTGTGGGGAGAGCAGTTGAAAAAAGCTTGCCGTGAAGCAGGTGTTAATGTTGATCACAGCCTGACCATAGCGGGAGCAACCTCCAGCAGTTACCTCTCCATTCACGGACCAGACGGTGAGATGCAACTGGCACTAAACGATATGGCATTACTTGAATCTCTTAACGCCGCTCAGTTGTCACAAAGAGACGGTGTTATCTCACGTTCGACGGTTCTGATTGTGGATGCCAACCTGAGTATTAATGCTCTTGAATACCTTTTTCATGTCCATGGTGACAGTACTATTCTGGTCGATCCTGTCTCATCGGTTAAGGCCTCAAAACTGGTGCCCTTCCTGAACAAGATTCACACCCTTAAGCCAAACAAGCTGGAAGCAGAACTGTTATCCGGAATGACCATAGAGACGGATTCCGATCTCCCTTTGGTTGCCGAAGCGCTGCACAACAAAGGAATCAAACAACTGCTTATCAGCCTTGGAAGCGAAGGCGCCTACTCAAGTGTTAATGGAAAGGGTCGCTTTATTCCTGCTTCAGCCGTTCAGGTCAACAATGTCACCGGTGCCGGTGATGCACTGATGGCCGGATTAGCTCACGGACAATTAAAACACTGGGACTGGGACAAGACTGTCGACTTCGCCCTTGGCGCAGCCCGCTTGGCACTTACCGCCGAAAACACAATTAATTCAACAATTTCTGAACAAGCTGTTCTACGTTTATTAGAGGAAAACTCCCCATGTTAG
- a CDS encoding TonB-dependent receptor plug domain-containing protein has translation MKHLVGLVYLLPMSVLASAAMQDLTALSIEELMQIEVTSVSKKREKLSQAAAAVYVVTRNDIRRSGATSIPEALRLVPGVDVAQIDPNKWAIGIRGFNGRLENKLLVMIDGRSVYTPTFSGVYWENLDYVMEDIERIEVIRGPGATLWGTNAVNGVINIITREVSETLGGYASAGAGNELQGLLSVRQGGKVSDSSQLRVYAKGRSLDKGKGIDGLTQNNGGDSVTSGFRLDWQGDDGVSGVINGELFKHHLQQEHSATVFQAPYGIRKVDGDVNIDGGNISGRWSKFFSLDSEFSVNVRYDYYDRKELKYGDKRDTADLDFKHQYMFSAENELIWGGGYRYSRNKITDGLLGSVKEKNQNTDIWNLFAQNKLSFPQKDTTLTFGVKFEGNSYSDVEIQPGLRASWSPDDELTVWSALSRAKRIPSRGETDIRFDLLTLPPGNGNPLPMLVRIEGDQDFAAEKVDAFEWGLRWMATDDLSVDLAYYYNDYSNLRSYVMQGTTMETINGTLFSVAPLKLDNNIHGYGQGVELLTTWQATEMSRYRISYTYIQVDLKDSQYNDFSDDMVGLITGRAPEHQASLWASYDIQPDKQLDIRLFYVDERPWNLHQPGGVKRRYNADVRYGWQVNRNLELSVSGRNLLHTSQQEFIAEIWPSSSKIERSFLIKADIHW, from the coding sequence ATGAAACACTTGGTAGGGTTGGTCTATCTGCTGCCAATGAGTGTGCTCGCCAGTGCTGCTATGCAGGACTTAACGGCGTTAAGTATAGAAGAGCTGATGCAGATTGAAGTGACTTCAGTCAGTAAGAAAAGGGAAAAGCTCTCACAAGCTGCGGCAGCAGTCTATGTTGTAACCCGGAATGATATCAGGCGTTCCGGGGCGACTTCTATTCCTGAAGCTCTGCGGCTGGTGCCGGGGGTGGATGTGGCGCAAATTGACCCGAATAAGTGGGCAATTGGTATACGGGGTTTTAACGGGCGGCTGGAGAACAAACTTCTGGTTATGATTGATGGCCGTAGTGTGTATACACCGACTTTTTCCGGCGTTTACTGGGAGAACTTAGATTATGTGATGGAGGATATTGAGCGAATAGAGGTGATCCGCGGTCCGGGAGCGACCTTGTGGGGAACCAATGCTGTAAACGGGGTGATTAATATTATTACCCGGGAGGTGAGTGAAACTCTCGGAGGGTATGCCAGTGCAGGGGCAGGTAATGAGTTACAAGGCCTTCTGAGTGTCCGCCAGGGGGGCAAGGTTTCTGATTCTAGCCAGTTAAGAGTTTACGCTAAAGGGCGAAGTCTGGATAAAGGTAAGGGGATTGATGGATTAACTCAGAATAATGGCGGAGATTCTGTTACTTCAGGGTTTCGTCTGGACTGGCAGGGTGATGATGGGGTGTCAGGGGTGATTAACGGTGAGTTATTTAAACATCATCTGCAACAGGAGCATTCTGCAACGGTTTTTCAGGCACCTTATGGTATTCGTAAAGTTGATGGTGATGTAAACATTGACGGCGGCAATATTTCAGGACGCTGGAGCAAGTTTTTCAGTCTGGACTCTGAGTTCAGTGTCAATGTTCGTTACGATTATTATGACAGGAAAGAGCTAAAGTATGGTGATAAGCGGGATACCGCTGATTTAGATTTTAAACACCAGTATATGTTTAGCGCGGAGAACGAACTTATATGGGGAGGAGGGTACAGATATAGCAGAAACAAGATAACGGATGGTTTGTTAGGCTCAGTGAAGGAGAAAAACCAGAATACAGATATCTGGAATCTGTTTGCCCAGAACAAGCTGTCATTTCCACAGAAGGATACCACGCTGACATTTGGCGTTAAGTTTGAAGGTAATTCATACAGTGATGTGGAGATTCAACCCGGCCTGAGGGCAAGTTGGTCGCCGGATGATGAGTTAACGGTATGGTCGGCGTTATCGAGAGCGAAAAGAATTCCTTCGAGAGGGGAAACGGATATACGTTTTGATCTGCTTACCCTGCCACCGGGAAATGGTAACCCTTTGCCTATGCTGGTCAGAATAGAAGGTGACCAGGACTTTGCAGCAGAAAAGGTCGATGCATTTGAGTGGGGGTTAAGATGGATGGCAACAGATGATCTCTCTGTTGATCTTGCTTATTACTATAACGATTACAGTAATCTCAGAAGTTATGTGATGCAGGGAACGACCATGGAGACAATCAATGGTACCTTGTTTTCCGTTGCTCCTCTAAAGCTTGATAATAATATCCATGGCTATGGTCAGGGGGTAGAGCTACTTACCACCTGGCAGGCAACAGAAATGAGCCGCTACCGGATAAGTTATACCTATATACAGGTCGACCTAAAGGATAGTCAATATAATGACTTTAGTGACGATATGGTTGGACTGATTACCGGCAGGGCTCCGGAGCATCAGGCATCACTATGGGCTAGCTACGATATACAGCCGGATAAACAACTGGATATTCGTCTTTTTTATGTTGATGAGCGTCCGTGGAATCTTCACCAGCCGGGAGGAGTTAAGCGGAGATACAATGCTGATGTGCGTTATGGCTGGCAGGTTAATCGCAATTTAGAACTCTCTGTCAGCGGACGAAATCTTCTGCATACTTCTCAGCAGGAGTTTATTGCTGAGATCTGGCCTTCCTCATCAAAAATAGAGCGAAGCTTTTTGATTAAAGCGGACATCCATTGGTAG
- a CDS encoding response regulator → MMSKFSHTSIRSRLTSIGLWSGTLVALLVTALIGFIQYQYNLNASKNQIATLAKLLASQSTAAVSFMDEVDARETLNSLQAKPEIVLARIYDLQENLLAEYAKPEFKQLAGVQWDNLDLNAFRAGKQGAIFYHLEPIILDNQLVGHVALADNLKLLDDHLISQFMFAPFCILAGTILAYLFSERMQRSISNPIIQLTEVMQRVSDEKDYHIRIPNQRADEIGSLIDGFNMMLEQVEERDKVLADHRDTLEQEVSRRTEELVQAKEHAEEINKAKSEFLATMSHEIRTPMNGILGMAELLLKSSLDSRQFHYAETVYHSGRNLLSIINDILDFSKIEAGKMELESVEFDLRELIEGLGSLFADQAHRKKIELILSIPSGLHTSYLGDPVRLRQILGNLINNALKFTDHGQVVIRVEEHFHQGHHFVSFEVEDTGIGIAEEKIGHIFSSFSQADGSTTRRFGGTGLGLSIARKLIRMMGGELKVRSQLKEGSCFSFTVHLARSEENQMPEAMNLSDYCNKQILLVDDKQTNAMVLSEQLSAFGLQCEIASSGAQALLKVETRQENQAPYDVIFVSQMMRGLNGVLLANEIQNSSVSHAPDVVLLLAAGDELADYVHSEHIKVLHKPVLQKELYHCLEELFGLREEKNRPAGTEMQPVSHFKHPYHILLAEDNPVNQEVALIMLESCGLKVTLAENGEQACELAAKQHFDLILMDIQMPVMDGLTATQKIREAEAEKRENRLLPVIALTANAMEGDMERCIESGMNGYLSKPFTIEQLVETVEPWLSGAVSKSAKQDEQDAPPRPVDPQALEKIVALKPEQAEILIDKVVGIFLTTLEKTRGRLNGYQAEDNTEELRSLAHSLKSSSANVGALQLSSLCRQLEEAASAGDREAIAGLTIRIEEEADRVAQYFAVRSLAPSEMGINME, encoded by the coding sequence ATGATGAGTAAGTTTAGTCACACCTCTATACGCTCCAGGCTAACCTCAATTGGTTTGTGGTCCGGTACGCTGGTGGCTCTGCTGGTAACGGCGTTGATCGGTTTTATCCAGTATCAATACAACCTGAACGCGAGCAAAAATCAGATTGCAACGCTGGCAAAACTCCTTGCTTCTCAGAGTACTGCTGCCGTCAGTTTTATGGATGAGGTTGATGCGAGAGAAACGCTCAACAGCCTGCAGGCTAAGCCGGAAATCGTATTAGCCAGAATCTACGATTTGCAGGAGAACCTATTGGCTGAGTACGCCAAACCCGAATTTAAGCAGTTAGCTGGTGTGCAATGGGATAATCTGGATTTGAATGCTTTCCGTGCCGGTAAACAGGGCGCTATATTCTACCATCTTGAGCCGATTATTCTAGACAATCAGTTGGTCGGTCATGTTGCTCTGGCGGATAACCTTAAATTGTTAGACGATCATCTGATTAGCCAGTTTATGTTTGCCCCGTTCTGTATTCTGGCGGGAACAATACTCGCCTATCTGTTTTCTGAGAGAATGCAGCGCTCAATCTCTAATCCGATCATTCAGCTTACTGAAGTGATGCAACGGGTATCTGATGAGAAAGACTATCATATCCGCATTCCTAACCAGCGGGCGGATGAGATAGGTTCGCTTATCGACGGATTTAATATGATGCTTGAGCAGGTAGAGGAGAGAGACAAAGTTCTGGCGGATCACAGAGACACTCTGGAGCAGGAAGTTTCCCGTCGTACAGAGGAGCTGGTACAGGCAAAAGAACACGCGGAAGAGATCAATAAAGCGAAAAGTGAATTTCTGGCAACCATGAGCCATGAAATCCGTACCCCGATGAACGGAATATTAGGTATGGCAGAGCTATTGCTGAAAAGCTCACTCGATTCACGCCAGTTTCATTATGCTGAGACGGTATATCATTCGGGACGAAACCTTCTGTCGATCATTAACGACATTCTGGACTTCTCTAAAATAGAAGCCGGCAAAATGGAACTGGAGTCTGTTGAGTTTGATCTGCGGGAGCTTATTGAAGGTTTAGGCAGTCTTTTTGCTGATCAGGCGCACCGTAAAAAGATAGAGTTAATATTGTCTATCCCGTCTGGTTTGCATACCTCTTACCTGGGTGATCCTGTCAGGCTAAGACAGATTCTCGGAAACCTGATCAATAATGCACTGAAGTTTACCGATCATGGTCAGGTGGTTATTCGTGTAGAAGAGCATTTTCATCAGGGGCACCATTTTGTCTCCTTTGAAGTGGAAGACACCGGTATCGGAATTGCTGAAGAGAAGATAGGTCATATTTTTAGCTCTTTTTCTCAGGCGGATGGCTCTACAACGCGGCGCTTCGGCGGTACCGGCTTGGGGCTCTCTATTGCCAGAAAACTGATAAGGATGATGGGAGGAGAGTTGAAGGTTCGCTCTCAACTTAAAGAAGGTAGCTGTTTTTCATTTACTGTCCATCTGGCCCGCTCTGAGGAAAATCAGATGCCTGAGGCAATGAACTTATCCGATTATTGTAACAAGCAGATATTGCTGGTTGATGATAAACAGACTAACGCCATGGTATTGAGTGAACAGTTGTCTGCGTTCGGTTTGCAATGTGAGATTGCCAGTAGTGGAGCTCAGGCGCTGCTTAAAGTAGAAACGCGGCAAGAAAATCAGGCTCCCTATGATGTTATCTTTGTATCGCAAATGATGCGGGGGCTAAATGGTGTTTTGCTGGCCAATGAAATTCAAAACAGCTCTGTCTCCCACGCACCGGATGTGGTGCTGCTTTTGGCGGCAGGGGACGAGTTGGCCGACTATGTTCACAGCGAGCATATTAAAGTGTTACATAAACCCGTGTTGCAAAAAGAGTTGTATCACTGTCTTGAGGAATTGTTTGGCTTACGGGAAGAGAAAAACCGGCCTGCAGGGACAGAAATGCAGCCAGTGAGTCATTTTAAGCACCCTTATCATATTCTTCTTGCCGAAGATAATCCGGTCAATCAGGAAGTCGCTTTGATTATGCTTGAGTCGTGTGGCCTGAAAGTGACTTTGGCTGAAAACGGGGAACAGGCCTGCGAGCTGGCAGCTAAACAGCATTTTGATCTGATCCTGATGGATATTCAGATGCCGGTGATGGACGGACTGACTGCCACTCAGAAAATAAGAGAGGCGGAGGCTGAGAAGCGGGAAAATCGTCTTCTGCCGGTTATTGCGTTAACGGCTAATGCGATGGAAGGCGATATGGAAAGGTGTATTGAGTCGGGCATGAACGGTTATCTGAGTAAGCCCTTTACCATTGAACAACTGGTGGAAACCGTTGAACCTTGGTTGTCTGGTGCTGTGTCAAAATCCGCAAAGCAGGACGAGCAAGATGCGCCCCCAAGGCCGGTGGACCCTCAGGCGCTGGAAAAAATTGTAGCATTGAAACCTGAGCAGGCAGAAATATTGATAGATAAAGTCGTCGGTATATTTCTGACAACACTAGAGAAAACACGCGGCCGGCTAAACGGTTATCAGGCTGAAGATAATACTGAAGAGCTCCGAAGCCTTGCTCATAGTCTCAAGTCTAGCAGTGCCAATGTAGGAGCTCTGCAATTGTCTTCCCTTTGCCGGCAGTTAGAAGAAGCTGCGAGCGCCGGAGACAGAGAAGCCATAGCTGGTTTAACCATACGAATTGAAGAAGAAGCCGATCGGGTAGCTCAGTATTTTGCTGTCAGATCCCTTGCTCCTTCAGAAATGGGAATAAACATGGAGTAG
- the glpD gene encoding glycerol-3-phosphate dehydrogenase produces the protein MQQNDTIYDLVVIGGGINGVAIAADAAGRGLKVALYEMNDLASATSSASSKLIHGGLRYLEHYEFRLVSEALAEREVLLKNAPHLVSPLRFRLPHRPHLRPAWMIRTGLFLYDHLGKRVSLPASHGVNFPADGPLQPEMKIGFEYSDCAVDDARLVVANAQLAKQKGADIFTRHKCVGAERHQNLWQLKIEDQQTSTMQQIRCKALVNAAGPWVERFFDNQLHLTSPRKIRLVKGSHLVVKQMYPQDHAYILQNSDNRIVFVIPYLGKYSVIGTTDVDYQGDPAKVHIDDEETRYLCDIVNQHFTAQISPEDVISSWSGVRPLCEDESSSAQAVTRDYTIELDDEFDNAPLLSVFGGKLTTYRKLGEAAVGHLAPYFPSIRSGWTKEAVLPGGDFRSRESLQLDLIHQYHWLDDNLASRWVRSYGTSAYQILQGKTSMQALGKHFGHGLYQAEVDYLTEHEWAVTAEDILWRRSKLGLEFSQAETEQLSHYLNAEKKAHSQKDLAASVSA, from the coding sequence ATGCAACAAAATGACACTATATATGATCTCGTTGTGATAGGAGGTGGCATAAACGGTGTCGCTATCGCTGCTGACGCTGCCGGCAGAGGACTAAAAGTCGCTTTGTATGAAATGAATGATCTTGCTTCAGCAACTTCCTCTGCCAGTAGCAAGCTGATTCATGGCGGGTTACGCTATCTGGAACACTATGAATTCCGTCTGGTCAGCGAAGCGTTAGCTGAAAGGGAAGTGTTACTTAAAAACGCGCCGCATCTGGTCTCACCATTACGCTTCCGGCTCCCTCACCGCCCTCATCTTCGTCCGGCATGGATGATTCGTACCGGACTTTTTCTGTATGACCATCTGGGAAAACGAGTCTCCCTCCCAGCCAGTCACGGGGTCAACTTCCCTGCTGACGGACCACTCCAGCCTGAAATGAAAATTGGCTTCGAGTATTCCGATTGTGCCGTTGATGATGCCCGCCTTGTAGTCGCCAATGCTCAGTTGGCTAAACAAAAAGGGGCAGACATTTTTACCCGCCATAAGTGCGTAGGTGCCGAGAGACATCAAAACCTATGGCAATTAAAGATAGAAGATCAACAAACCAGCACGATGCAGCAGATCCGGTGTAAGGCGTTGGTTAATGCTGCAGGTCCGTGGGTAGAACGCTTTTTTGATAACCAGTTGCACCTAACTTCTCCCAGAAAAATCCGTCTGGTGAAAGGCAGCCATTTGGTCGTAAAGCAGATGTATCCGCAAGACCACGCCTACATATTGCAAAACAGCGACAACCGAATCGTGTTTGTGATTCCTTATCTGGGTAAGTACTCGGTTATCGGCACCACAGACGTGGATTATCAGGGCGATCCTGCCAAGGTACATATAGACGACGAAGAGACCCGTTATCTGTGCGATATTGTTAATCAGCATTTTACCGCTCAGATTTCGCCTGAGGATGTTATTTCCAGCTGGTCCGGTGTCCGCCCTCTATGCGAAGATGAGTCATCCAGTGCTCAGGCCGTGACCAGAGATTACACCATTGAGCTGGACGACGAGTTTGATAACGCACCACTTCTGTCGGTATTTGGCGGTAAACTGACAACCTACCGCAAGCTGGGCGAAGCGGCCGTCGGCCATCTGGCACCCTACTTCCCCTCTATCCGCTCCGGCTGGACAAAAGAGGCGGTTTTGCCCGGTGGTGATTTCCGTAGCCGCGAATCACTGCAGCTTGATTTAATTCATCAATATCACTGGCTGGATGACAATCTGGCCAGTCGCTGGGTAAGAAGTTATGGCACTTCGGCCTACCAGATATTGCAGGGCAAGACCTCTATGCAAGCGTTAGGAAAACACTTTGGTCACGGTTTGTATCAGGCAGAGGTGGATTACCTGACAGAACATGAGTGGGCAGTTACCGCTGAGGATATTTTGTGGAGACGAAGCAAACTTGGGCTGGAGTTTAGTCAGGCAGAGACCGAACAACTGAGTCACTACCTGAACGCTGAGAAAAAAGCTCACAGCCAGAAAGATTTAGCAGCCTCTGTCTCGGCCTGA
- the glpK gene encoding glycerol kinase GlpK, with protein sequence MEESTQVESTQVIVALDQGTTSSRAIIFNRDSNIVSKAQREFSQIYPKPGWVEHDPMEIWATQRSSLTEVLAQSGVDNSNVAAIGITNQRETTIVWDKQTGIPVYNAIVWQCRRTAERCNQLKSQGLEAYVKQATGLVIDSYFSASKIEWILDNVDGARERAEKGELLFGTVDSWLIWKLTGGESHVTDVTNASRTMLFNIHTMQWDSKLLQTFNIPAAMLPEVKSCSEVYGYANIGGGTRIPISGIAGDQQAALIGQQCFRRGMAKNTYGTGCFLLMNTGDKAIESEKGLLTTVAYKIGDQVAYALEGSVFMGGAVIQWLRDELGLIRDASDTEYFAEKVPDSNGVYIVPAFVGLGAPYWDSDARGTISGLTRGTNRNHIIRAALESIAYQSCDVLNAMQDDAGLMLNHICVDGGAVANDFLMQFQSDILGKNVVRPSVIESTALGAALLAGLAVGFWQSKDDLVSRKEIERIFSPQMEEAERAARYCGWQDAVERTKS encoded by the coding sequence ATGGAAGAGAGTACACAAGTTGAAAGTACACAAGTAATAGTCGCCCTTGATCAGGGAACAACCAGCTCCAGAGCGATTATTTTTAACCGTGACTCAAATATTGTCAGTAAAGCGCAGCGTGAGTTTAGCCAGATATACCCCAAGCCGGGCTGGGTTGAGCATGATCCTATGGAGATATGGGCAACTCAACGCTCATCTCTGACGGAGGTACTGGCACAGTCTGGTGTTGATAACAGTAATGTCGCTGCGATCGGCATTACTAATCAGCGGGAAACCACCATTGTCTGGGATAAACAGACAGGTATTCCAGTCTATAACGCTATCGTCTGGCAGTGCCGCAGAACAGCTGAAAGATGTAATCAGCTAAAGAGTCAGGGGCTGGAAGCTTATGTAAAGCAGGCTACAGGGCTGGTTATTGACTCCTATTTCTCTGCATCAAAAATTGAGTGGATTCTGGACAATGTTGACGGGGCCAGAGAGAGAGCCGAAAAAGGTGAGCTGCTGTTTGGTACTGTGGATAGCTGGCTGATATGGAAACTGACTGGCGGAGAATCGCATGTGACAGATGTCACCAATGCCTCCCGTACTATGCTGTTTAATATTCATACCATGCAGTGGGACAGTAAGCTTCTGCAAACCTTTAATATTCCGGCTGCTATGTTACCTGAAGTGAAATCCTGTAGTGAGGTGTATGGTTATGCCAATATCGGCGGAGGAACCAGAATTCCTATTAGTGGTATTGCCGGAGATCAGCAGGCTGCCCTAATCGGACAGCAATGTTTCCGACGGGGTATGGCAAAGAACACCTACGGCACAGGTTGTTTTTTATTGATGAACACTGGCGACAAGGCGATTGAATCTGAAAAAGGTTTGCTGACGACAGTCGCCTATAAAATTGGTGATCAGGTTGCTTACGCACTGGAAGGCAGTGTGTTTATGGGGGGAGCAGTCATCCAGTGGTTACGTGATGAACTGGGACTGATCAGGGATGCCTCTGATACAGAATATTTTGCCGAAAAAGTACCTGATAGTAATGGCGTCTATATAGTGCCGGCCTTTGTTGGTTTAGGAGCGCCGTACTGGGATTCAGATGCGCGGGGAACCATCAGCGGATTAACCAGAGGTACCAACCGTAACCATATTATCCGGGCGGCGCTGGAGTCTATCGCCTATCAGAGTTGTGATGTGTTAAATGCCATGCAGGATGATGCCGGCCTGATGCTCAACCATATATGTGTCGATGGCGGAGCGGTGGCCAACGATTTTCTGATGCAGTTTCAGTCTGATATTCTGGGTAAAAACGTGGTCAGACCCAGCGTAATAGAGTCTACTGCATTGGGGGCTGCGTTACTGGCCGGTCTTGCGGTGGGCTTCTGGCAAAGTAAAGATGATTTGGTTTCCCGCAAAGAAATTGAGCGGATATTTTCGCCTCAGATGGAAGAGGCTGAAAGGGCTGCCCGCTATTGTGGCTGGCAGGATGCTGTGGAGCGAACTAAATCCTAG